GGAAcagtgagtgcaaaggccctcCAGTGAGAAAGAGCTTTGTGTGTTCAGATTGCAGAGAGAAGGTGTTTGTGCTAAGAGGTAGGGATGAGGTCGGCAGAATCCTAAGGGCCTTGCAGGCCAGAGGAAGTAGTTTAGATCGTATTTAAGTGCTTTGGGAGCTATGGAGGGTTTAAGTAGTGGCAGGAGTATGTTTTATGTTGGAAAAATATCAGTATGGTTGCTGTATATAGAGTATAAGATTTCTTAAGTTTTTAGAGTTGACCTAAAGATCTGATTCTCTCCTGGAGATGGCATTTAGCAACCTCCTAGACATCCGCTCTCCACTTTTATTCCTGAGGAACTCACGtcatttcccttcctccccttcacACAGAGGTGAAAGGCATGCTGCCCCTTCCTTCAAGATGGCCTTTCCTCAGGTCCTGGCCTGCGCCGCCTATGAAAGCAAATTAATAGGATTGGGAATGCCTTCAGAACTGACCTTGTCATGAGATGGAGGAGTGGCTAAAGAGGCCTGGGCAAAGGTGGCTTAAAGCCAGTGAGCAAACCACACTGCAGTTGAGTTTTGTTTATCTGgtacaaaatttttttccaatttgtgtttctttgttttttttttaattcaggtaTTTTACACACGTGTATATGCAGAATACCTTTAGGTGGTTCATGAATTTCAGTTTAATATGGGCCTTACTACTTTATATTGCCTTATGTGGTCCCAGTTCATACATTTATGTTACCTGTCTGAGCCCCTGTAGGCCTTTGAGTATTTAATGATTGATGATTACCAAGTATGCAAGCCTTGAACAGAAAGCATTTAAAGTGTAAGAAATAAGAGTAAGAAATACCACCCAtgcaatcaaactatcaaatactatttttaatgttaaaaaaaaggctgTCTCAAGGCAGGAAGATCAGCAAGGAAGAAGACTGCAGAAATGGGAAGACTGGGGATTTCATAGATGAGACTGCTTCGTGGAACATTCTCTGTATCCATTGAATTCACTGGAGACATACTTTCTAAATGGCAGGCAGATAGGCCCCACTGCTACTGAATTATTGTTTTTCATAAAAGGAAAGGTAATCCCTAGGGAAGCAGGAGCCCAGACTTCAAAATACTTTGGTAAGAACTCGTTACATTTACTTGAATGGGAGGAAACAAGCTTCCAGGGGCAGTGGTGTAAAGTGCTCTTTTgtccctgccagtgcagggccaGGAGGGGTTAGGTTGACCAGCAAGTCTCAGCTTTCCTCCTTTCACATTTGCAGGTTGTCTCCAAACACCATGGTGACCCCCCACAAGAAGAGCATGCTGGGAAATGGGAACTACGATGTGAACGTCATTATGGCAGCACTTCAAACCAAAGGCTATGAAGCTGTTTGGTGGGACAAGCGCAGGTAATTGAACCAGGCTTGACTTGATGAGAACTGGCATTCAGCCGGGGAGGTGGCCAGTGGTGGTGTTACAGCTGGGGAATCCGGGGGAGTTGGCTGCTGCAGAGCCCAACACCGTTTCTGTTCTGCAGGGATGTcggcgccattgctctcactaatGTTATGGGCTTCATCATGAATCTGCCCTCCAGCCTGTGTTGGGGTCCACTGAAGTTGCCACTCAAAAGGCAGCATTGGATCTGTGTTCGAGAGGTGGGAGGTGCCTACTACAACCTCGACTCCAAACTGAAGATGCCCGAATGGATTGGAGGCGAGGGCGAGCTCAGGTACCTGTGTGGCTGATGTAGTGGCAAGTTGAGCTTATCTTtggacaaaggaaatgaaattcctAGTTCCTTGGGTCCTCTCCTTATTGTCACTTAGAATCATAGGGTTTCAGACTTTAAAAAGACCTGAATCTTTGATGGCCCATGAAGACATTAAATCCCATTGGTAGAGAAGTCCCATTACCTGGGATGCTGGCTTTCTAGTCTGGCAGAACTGGCATTGTAACATTCTCCAACTTGACGGTATAGCTGCCAGTTCAATGAAAGGAAGGCAAACATTTGGGCCAGAGGGGGCTAAATTTCCCTGGAACCAAAGAAGaaactccttcttcttcttctttttttttttttttttttttttttttttacaattataaGTCCTTTAGAGTACTTTGGGCTCTGTTCCTCACAGAACTGGCTACTGTTGGCAGTAACATATGAGGATGAGCAAAAATTCAGATTGGAAATTTAACTGGACAGATTGAGGGGTAACCAAATGTGGACTCCTCCAAGAACAGATCACTACTAGAGCGTGTTTAGGGCAGCCAAGGGTATAAATAACAAGGGTCCTGTCTGGCGAACATGTGGCCCCAAGACTACTGGAGTTGGCAATTTTactagcattttcattttctctttcatctacCCTTTTTTCCTgtaggaaatttttaaaacatcatttgcGAGGAAAGAACTGTGAACTCCTGCTGGTGGTACCAGAAGAGGTGGAGGCCCATCAGAGTTGGAGGGCTGATGTGTAACACAGTTCTACCCAGCCTTCCCTCACCTCAACCCCCGAAATCCTCTGTGATGTGCTGTGGCCTCTACAGTGGGTCTGCCCTTGCCACGTCCCCAAACATCTCATCGGGTTTTTCCCCTCAGATTTGACAGTGCAATAGGACAGACATGTAGACTGTTACAGAACCAACCAGCGTTACTTGTTCTGGGAAAGGAAAGTAGGAGCTCTGTGTGCTTAAGGCAAGCTATGGaagacttttgttttatttaagagaggagaaagaaaggtggGTCTTAGCTTATTTCCCCGTTTCTCTGAGGACTTGCCAGAGGCTCTGCTGGAGTTCACTGCTGCTCTGACTCACCTGGAGATGCTGCCTTCACTTCCCCTTTCCTGGCAACCAGTGGGTCTGAAGACACAGTACAGGCAAAGCCCATGCTGACGGGTTTGAAGGACTTAGAGCAAAAAGGCCTCTCAGGAAACCATCTCCAAAACTGCAGCAGCAGTACAGCATGCTGTCTCCAACCCTTAATGCCGCCCTTACCCCGTTTTTAAGAGTGGTTTATGGCCATCCTTGGAGTTTTATAATGAAAAGTTCTCTAATATTCCATGCCGGGCGGTTGAATCCTGCGATATTCTAGTGTGACAGGGTGAGCTAGATACCTAAGAGGATGTGGCCAGAACCAGGCTGGGGCAGGCATGGGCAGCCTGTCCGCCTCACTCCAGCATCATCCCTCCCACTTCACTGCATTGCACTGGTTTAGGAGGCTTTGAGGCACAAGATAGGCAAAAGGGCAGTTTTCCCAGCTGACCCACTggcaaaaatcaggaaaaaaataagactgcCTTTGACATCAAATTCTACTAGTTTGAGACAGAGTTGGGCAAGGAAAGTATTGGGAAGATAAGCCTTCAGAGACCTGGAGCAGCTAGAATGGGTAGAAGTCCTAGGCTTGGAGTCACTGTAGTGACAAGAAGCAGAGCCCTCACATTGGGTGGATATGTGCATTACGCTTTGTCATCTCTCTGTAGCTTCCTTTACAGATCAACTGAGAATGGACCCGCCCCCTACCTCTTTAAATAGTTGTAGGCCACTTTTCTCCCCGTAACTTGGGAAAACAAAAGGAGAAGTAAGGGTCATACTACACCGCCTGTCACCACAGTGGCTGTGGTTGTCTcagggcaggcgggcaggcaAGGATGGCCTGTCCAGCCCTCACAGGTCAGTGGTTTCGGCAGGTCTGAGAGCTGCCCCACTGGCCAGACCTCTCCAATAGCAGAGCCAGCCTGGGGCTTGCATGTCCAGCCTGAGCAAGCTTAACGGGATGAAGCTGAGGCTTTCTCCCCACTGTGACTGGAGTGCATGTTTACACCAGCACTTTTTCTGCACATGTATCTTCAATCCAACAAGGCCATTTTTTATGCTGAGTAACAAGTGGCCGCACTCAGCAAGTGGCCGCATTCTCTTCTGCACCATTTTCTACACCAGACCTGCTTGGCACCACAGGGAGCTCTTCGCCCCTGCACAGACATTCCAACCACCACCAGCCAGAAGTTACAGCCAACCTTGCTCATTGTCACAAGCAGGACCTTGGGTCCATTGGCACTGTCAGTGATGTAAGCCATTTCCTGGGAGGAGAAGGAAACTCCTCGCCACCAATCTGCTGGGGCCTGTGCAAACGGCACTTCAAAGGAGTCCCCATGCACTTGGGAGTCCATGAGCCAGTGGGATATATGCAAAGACGCTTAAACATTTCAGGGCTGGTTTCTCTGTTCATATCCAATTCTGGTGCTTAGGAACAGGGACCTATGCTGATGCCCAAGGGCAAAAGGCCCCACTTCCTATAAGAAAGGGGGCAGGCCTGACCCTGATGCCCAGTAAGGGGCAACCctaggctttttgtttttcttgcttttattcctttttgttggCCTTGTGCTGGGTTTGTTTACAAAAGATGTATTTTGTTtaaccaaatattaaaaatggaaaactccATACATAAATTTCATCTGTCTGAATTCTGTAattatgtacattaaaaaaagtgAAGTTTAGTATGATGCTGCTTTGGAAGGAATTCACTACCACCATAAGTCATCTTTTAGAGACATACTGTGCTTTGGCCAGACCTCTCTCACTTCAAAAATCCAGACAAAATACTCACCAAGTAGGACTTGATTCAGAAAAAGCCCGAGACACTTTTCGACTTAATTTGTAAAAACTAGGCTCCACAACAtgaagaaccctaaccctaatcttaaGTACAAGTTTTCTTTACTGACAAGTGACTGTTCTTCCCTGGTTAACAGGTGGAAGATTATGTATTTTCACAGAGGACCTGGGAGGCCCCAGCACCAAGTACATAGCAGGATTCCGAGCCAGACTGACTAGATTTGAATTCAGATCAGGCATTTTCTATTCAGCCTGGAACagatcacttaacctttctgggactgttttcctcttctgtaaaatgagaatactaTACCACCTCCTAAATTGTATAGTATAGTTCCAGCAACCCACATAAAGGACTTAGTATTGTTACTAGCACAATGCCAATAAAAATGTGTGTGAAATGGGAAAATTACAAAGTTCAAAGATAGGGCTACAGTTGGATTCACTGTCAATAGCTCATCAGCAATTACAGTTGATCCTCAAACAGCACAGGTTTGAACTCTGGGGGTCCACTTACACGTGAACTTTTTTCAAGAAATACTACAGTGCCACATGAACTGTGATTGGTTGGACAGAAGACACATAGAGGgccaatgatttttaaaagaaatgcacagGCTTTTGACTGCAAGGAGCGTCAGTTCCCCTaaccccgtgttgttcaagggtcaactgtattttcaaaaagaacaaaCCTAAGATGTTCTATTTGCAACCTTCCTATCCCCAGACTAGATAGCAATACTATGTCATTCTTTGCAAGttctttataattattgtttttgctttttttttcctttggctgagcttcacagcatgtgggatcttagttccccaaacagggatcgaacccgtgttgcctgcagtggaagcacagagtcctaactactggaccaccagggaattccccctttaTAACTGTATAATGTCATTGTAGACTGTGCAAGTACATGGACCCAATCCTTTGCTGGTGGATCTGAAACTGATTGCTTGAACTCAGAGAGGTTCTTGGTCAAAGACGAATTTTTCTTTACCTCTGGGAATTTAACTAACGTGGGCCTAAGGGATCAGTCGGTATTAAACGGTGGTGCTGGCTCAGGTGAGAGAAAATGTGAGGGGCAGTTTTCTTTGTCCTAAAATGGTCTAAATAATTTCAAGGTATGTATGACGAGCACTtggaagacatttttggttggaatcattttttaatatttaaatagaaaaagtgagcactgacttttttttctcttttagacacACACACGTCTAACAGCTGAAATATGCAGAGGAAATGAGCTCCTGCTCTGTCCTCCACAGTCCCCACGTTGTGGCTGAAGCTGTTGCCAGCCCTCTCTCCATCCTTTCCAACATACACAGAAATTCACAGCACAGCTGTAATGCATTCTATCTCGTGTGCACGTCCCTCCCCAACATCCCCATTCTTAAAAACCGAACAGTCGTTAATGGTCAGGGGCACATCCTTCCCGATGGCATCAGTTCCTACCCCACAATGGGATAGTGAGGAGATCTTCCGTCAGAAGTAATTTAGTGAAAGGGGTGGGATGGCCGGAGCTGGAGTAACCATCTGCATTGCTGCACTCGTATCAGAGTGAGGACAGAAGACATAAGTCAGGAGAGCATGGAGGGCACAGTTGCAAGTGAGGAGTCTCTCCATGAGACAATGTGGGGAGAATTCTCCCCACCAGGCTTAGATAAATCAATGTGccaaagttcaaaaaaaaaaaaaattaaaaaaaatccaataatcaGCAGTTCAAACACTATTGAATTTTCAAACTTCTCCCACCAAGACAGGCCAAACATAGCAGTAACAATCTAGATCTTTCCAGGAAGTGAAGGTAGAGCCCCGGGCATTCCTCCTGACAGCCCTGTATTAGGCCCTAGAAGtatctggaaaagaaaaggaggggtgTAAGGCATTGTACAGACCTAGGGCTCTCATTTTCATCATACCTGTCCAGGCAGACAAGGTCTATGAAAACAATGCTGAGGGCACAGTCAGGCACCTAAAGGAGGGTGGGCCGGATCCCAATCCCTTCCGGCACACTAACCGCCCTACCTAGGTGCCGGAGGAATAAACAACTTATGTCTCCACTACTGGCAACAAGCCCAGGGTCTGGGCTCACCTGccgctgctgcagctgctgctgctgctccatCTGCAACTTCTCAGTCTCAAAGACGACCGGAAGAACCAGGATCATGAAGGAAGTGGTTCCAATCCACAAGGCTGCCCTGGAAAACCTGCGGAGGGAGCATGAGCACGACGGCAAGACAAAAATACACAGCTTCACCAAGACCTCACCAGTAACCGAATCTCTCACCCTGCACATTCCGATGTT
The Globicephala melas chromosome 10, mGloMel1.2, whole genome shotgun sequence genome window above contains:
- the JOSD1 gene encoding josephin-1 encodes the protein MSCVPWKGDKAKSESLELPQAAPLQIYHEKQRRELCALHALNNVFQDSNAFTRDTLQEIFQRLSPNTMVTPHKKSMLGNGNYDVNVIMAALQTKGYEAVWWDKRRDVGAIALTNVMGFIMNLPSSLCWGPLKLPLKRQHWICVREVGGAYYNLDSKLKMPEWIGGEGELRKFLKHHLRGKNCELLLVVPEEVEAHQSWRADV